CCCTGGTCCTTGGCACGCCGTATCTGATCGTCGGCGCCATTTGGTCGAGCACACACACCGAGCACCTGCAGCGCATGGCGGGCGTCGACCTGGTCGTCTCGTATCTCGGGACAATCGTGTCGTGGCCGGTGCTGCTCTTCTCGGACGTATGCATGACATGACGGGGGAACACAGTGCAACAGCGTCACCATCGCCTTGCCTATGCGGGCATCGCCGCCGCCACCGTGCTGGCGGTCGGACTTCTGGCGTTGAACTTTCCGGTCTTCATCGACGCGTTTGACCAATGGGGCTGGCAAATCAAATGCGGGACCGGCTACAGCACCGACCTGACCCAGGCCGCGGCGAGCACCGGTGACGGGAACTACGTCGAGCAGTGCGAAACGGCACTGTTGATGCGCCGGTTATGGACCATCCCGCTCGTCGTGATCGCCGGCGTGGTGCTCATCGTGGTCTCCGTCGCGTCCGCGACGACGTCAGCCCGCGAGACCCTGTCGGTCTACCGCGAGACCGCCTGACACGCCTGCATTGACGGACTCGCCTAGCATCGACTCGGTGAGCGCGTCCGGCGGACCGCAGCTGCACCGGCGGCTCGGCACCTTCGATGCTGTGACCATCGGCCTCGGCTCGATGCTCGGCGCGGGTGTCTTCGTCGCGCTTGCGCCTGCCGCGGCGGCCGCAGGCGCCGGACTGCTCATCGGTCTCGGTGTCGCAGCCGTCGTCGCGTACTGCAACGCCACCTCGTCGGCCCGGTTGGCCGCTCGATACCCCGAGTCCGGCGGCACCTACGTCTACGGCAGGGAACGTCTCGGCGAGTTCTGGGGCTACACCGCGGGGTGGAGCTTCGTCGTCGGCAAGACCGCGTCCTGCGCCGCGATGGCGCTGACGGTCGGCTACTACGTGTGGCCGTCCTGGGCGCACGCCGTGGCGGTCGCGGCGGTGGTGGCGCTGACGGTGTTGAACTACACCGGCATTCAGAAGTCGGCCCTGCTGACGCGGGCGATCGTCGCCGTGGTTCTTGCGGTTCTCTCCGCGGTGGTGGTCGTCATCCTCGGGTTCGGTGATACGGACGTGACCCGCATCTGGACCGGAACCGCTATCTCCGCGCTGGGCGTGCTGCAGGCCGCCGGACTGCTGTTCTTTGCCTTCGCCGGTTACGCCCGCATCGCCACCCTGGGCGAGGAGGTGCGCGATCCGGCGCGCACGATCCCGCGCGCCATTCCGATCGCGTTGACCATCGCGTTGCTGGTCTACGGCATCGTCGCCGTCGCGGTGCTGGCCGAATTGGGAAGTGACACACTAGCATCCGCGGCGGCCCCGCTCGCCGACGCGGTGGCCGCCGCAGGCTTCTCCGCCCTCGAACCCGTGGTGCGCGCAGGTGCTGCCGTGGCGGCGCTGGGTGCACTGCTGGCGCTGATCCTCGGGGTGTCCCGCACGACGCTGGCGATGGCGCGCGACCGCCACCTACCGCACGCACTGGCCGCGGTGCACCCGCGGTTCGGCAGCCCGCACCGCGCCGAGGTCGCCGTCGGCATCGTGGTGGCGGTCGTGGCGGCAGTCGTCGACGTTCGCGCGGCGATCGGCTTCTCGTCGTTCGCGGTGCTGCTGTACTACGCGATCGCCAACGCATCGGCCTGGACGCTCGGGGGGCGAGTCATCCCGGGCATCGGACTGGCGGGCTGCCTGCTGCTGGCGTTCACACTTCCGCTGCCCGCGGTGCTCGTGGGCTCTGGTGTGGTCGTCGTGGGCGCCGTTGCCTACGGTCTTAGGTCATGGCGATCACCCCCTCGCTGAAATGGAAGCGAGTCGAGGCAAGTTCCGACGACGACTTCATCGTCGCACCTGACGAACGGCTGGACTGGTTCCGCACCATCGGCATCGGCGCACAGCATGTCGTCGCGATGTTCGGCGCCACCTTCCTGGTGCCGGTGCTCACCGGCTTCCCACCCGCGACCACGCTGCTGTTCTCGGGTGTCGGCACGGCGTTGTTCCTGCTGATCACCGGGAACCGGCT
The nucleotide sequence above comes from Mycolicibacterium moriokaense. Encoded proteins:
- a CDS encoding APC family permease, encoding MSASGGPQLHRRLGTFDAVTIGLGSMLGAGVFVALAPAAAAAGAGLLIGLGVAAVVAYCNATSSARLAARYPESGGTYVYGRERLGEFWGYTAGWSFVVGKTASCAAMALTVGYYVWPSWAHAVAVAAVVALTVLNYTGIQKSALLTRAIVAVVLAVLSAVVVVILGFGDTDVTRIWTGTAISALGVLQAAGLLFFAFAGYARIATLGEEVRDPARTIPRAIPIALTIALLVYGIVAVAVLAELGSDTLASAAAPLADAVAAAGFSALEPVVRAGAAVAALGALLALILGVSRTTLAMARDRHLPHALAAVHPRFGSPHRAEVAVGIVVAVVAAVVDVRAAIGFSSFAVLLYYAIANASAWTLGGRVIPGIGLAGCLLLAFTLPLPAVLVGSGVVVVGAVAYGLRSWRSPPR